Part of the Geobacter pickeringii genome, CCCCGCTCCTGCAGGTCGGCCAGGACGGCGCAGGAGATGGCCGCCCCCTGGACCGGTTCGGTGCCGGTGCCGAGTTCGTCCAGCAGGACCACGGTCCGTTCGTCGGCCCGGCCGAGGATCCCCGCGATGTTGGAGACGTGGGCCGAGAAGGTGGAGAGGCTCTGCTCGATGGACTGCTCGTCGCCGATGTCCACCAGGAGGTCGGAGATGAGGGGGAACGACGAGGTGGAGACCGCCGGCACCGGGATTCCCGCCAGCGCCATGAGGTGGAGGAGGCCGGTGGTCTTGAGGGAGATGGTCTTGCCGCCGGCGTTGGGCCCCGTTATGACCATGACCTGATCGCCTTCCCCAAGGGCAAGCTCCAGGGGAACGACCCGGCCGGCCTCCCGCTCCCGCGCCATGAGGGCCAGCAGCGGGTGGCGCCCTTCGTTCACCCGGATGAAGCGGGCGTCGTTGATTCCGGGGGTCTCGGCGTTGAGGGAGTCGGCAAAGGAGGCGACGGCGTTCAGGAGATCCAGGCAGACCAGGGTGCGGAACTGCTCCTCCAGGGACTCGGCCTCCTGGCGGATCATCCGGCAGATGGTCCGGACGATCCGGATCATCTCCGCCTTCTCCTCGGCCACCAGGTTCTCCAGCTCGTTGGCGAGGCCGATGATCTCCAGGGGCTCCATGAAGGCGGTCTCGCCGGAGTTGGAGACGTCGTGCACCACCCCCGGCACCATCCCCTTGGAGTCCATCCGGACCGGGATCACCCACCGCCCCCCCCGCTGGGTGATGAAGTCGTCCTGGAGGAACGAGGTGACCCCCGTCTCCCGGACGATCTCGGCCAGCCGCCGCCGGATCCGCTCGGTGAGGGAACGCTTCCGCTGGCGCAGGTCGTGGAGGAGCGGTGAGGCGGAATCGAGGATCTCCCCCTCGGAGTCGATGGATACCTCCAGCTCGTCCAGGATGTCGGGGAAGCCGGTGAGGTGGCCGGCCAGCTCCTTCAGGAGCGGGATGTCCGCGCGGTAGGCGAACTGCTTGGCGATGGCGGTGATGATCCGCAGGACCGGGAAGAGGACCACGAGTTCCGTGGGGTCCAGAACCGCCCCCTCGGGGCGGACTGCAGCCAGGAGCGGGGCGATGTCCTCGAAGGAGGCCAGGGGGAGCGCCAGCCCCGACTGCACCATGCGGCGGATCTCCCCCACCTGACCGAAGCGCCGGGCAATGGCCTCGCCATCCGCCAGGGGGCGGATGAGGGCGATCTCGTCCCGCGTGGCGTCGCTGTGGGCGGAGCCGGTGATTGCCGAGAGGATCTTGTCGAATTCGAGGGTGCGGAGGGTTTCGTGCCTGATCATCAAAAAATCCTTTTAACTTTTAGCCATTATTTTCGTATTTCCCACTGGCGCGCCGCTTACGCCGCGCCTTCTGCTTCTTCAGCTTCTCCGTCCTGGCGTCCCGGGGCGCCTCCCCCTTCAGGAGCCGCTCGATCCGCTCCAGCAGCTCCCGTCGGGCGAGGAAGCGGTTCACCGACTGGCTCCGGTCCTTCATGCACTTGACCTCGATGCCGGTGGGCCGGTGCCTGATCTGGACGCAGGTGGCGGTCTTGTTGACATGCTGCCCCCCGGCGCCGGAGGAGCGGACGAAGTGCTCGTCGAGGTCGCCTTCAGTCACCCCGAGCTCCGCCATCTTCTCGCGGAGCCAGCGGTTTTTCTCCTCGCTCACGGCAAAGGTCGTGGTCATGGCATCACGCTTCCGGCCGCGCCGCTACTGCTGCTCGACCCGGTACCCCTTGCGACGCAGCAGCTCCACGATCCCCCGGGGCCCCACCAGGTGCGCCGCCCCCACCACCACGAAGACCGGCTCCTTCCCCTGCATCCGGCGCTCGATGGCGGCCGCCATGGTCCGGTTGCGGGCAAAGATCAGCTTCTCGAAGAGCGGCTCCAGGGAGCGGTCGCGCTTCAGCTCGCCGAGGGCCGCCTCCTCCAGGGCCACGGCATCGCCGCTTC contains:
- a CDS encoding endonuclease MutS2, with product MIRHETLRTLEFDKILSAITGSAHSDATRDEIALIRPLADGEAIARRFGQVGEIRRMVQSGLALPLASFEDIAPLLAAVRPEGAVLDPTELVVLFPVLRIITAIAKQFAYRADIPLLKELAGHLTGFPDILDELEVSIDSEGEILDSASPLLHDLRQRKRSLTERIRRRLAEIVRETGVTSFLQDDFITQRGGRWVIPVRMDSKGMVPGVVHDVSNSGETAFMEPLEIIGLANELENLVAEEKAEMIRIVRTICRMIRQEAESLEEQFRTLVCLDLLNAVASFADSLNAETPGINDARFIRVNEGRHPLLALMAREREAGRVVPLELALGEGDQVMVITGPNAGGKTISLKTTGLLHLMALAGIPVPAVSTSSFPLISDLLVDIGDEQSIEQSLSTFSAHVSNIAGILGRADERTVVLLDELGTGTEPVQGAAISCAVLADLQERGALVIATTHLTDIVGFVHKRDGMVNASMEFDRATLTPLYRLKKGEPGQSHALEIARRYGLPDRVVDFATGMLGRMETEFHELLAELKEQRRRHEEALAEAERLRRDAESQARLVRERLIAADATRREAQEKALQEAKEIVRTARREVNAIIEEARREKSREARKKIDEAEALMEAKLQEFHPEETLSLDTISEGDTVFVKGIGHDGTVTAVDRRNGRLRVRAGAMELEVAAADVAPRRGKAAEAKIRPGSGRKMAPEQEPARELKLIGLRVDDALGRLEPFLNHASLEGYREVRIVHGKGTGALMRAVREYLDGHPLVLEFRPGEPFEGGEGATVVMMR
- a CDS encoding peptide chain release factor family protein, translating into MTTTFAVSEEKNRWLREKMAELGVTEGDLDEHFVRSSGAGGQHVNKTATCVQIRHRPTGIEVKCMKDRSQSVNRFLARRELLERIERLLKGEAPRDARTEKLKKQKARRKRRASGKYENNG